Below is a genomic region from Chloroflexaceae bacterium.
CGCCGGGGCCCCCACGCTGGTCGCCCGCCTTGTCAGCCTGCTCAGCGACAGCGACGCCTACGCCCGCGAGGCCGCCGCCCGCGCCCTCGGACGCATCGGCCCCGCCGCCGCCACCTCGTCGGTCTTCAAGGCCCTTACCCGCGCCGTGGAGGACCCTGACGCCAGCGTTCACGAAGCCGCCGTGGAGTCCCTCCGGCAGTTGCGCAAGGTGCGCGCCACGCTGCCGCTCAACTCCTCCCGCTTCCCCAGCGAACCCTTGATGGTCTGAAGCATGGAGATCGCCCACCGCCAGATGAACCGGGTGGACCTGCTGGAGATCGCCGGGCGGGTGGACGCGGCGACCGCGCCGCAGTTCAAGCGCCAGCTTGATACCCTGCTTGACGCCGGGCGCAACCGGATCGTGCTCGATCTGGCGAAGCTGGAGTCCATCAGCAGCGCCGGGCTGCGGGTGTTGCTGGAGGCGCGCCGGCGCGCCCGCGACTGGAACCTGGCCGAGGAGGAGGGCGGCGACATCCGCATCGCCAATCTTCCGCCGCGGATCAAGGAGGTCTTCGATCTGACCGGCTTCACCACGCTCTTTGAGCTGTACGACGATACGGTCGAAGCGGCCGGTTCCTTCTGAGCTATGGACAGTATTACGCTGCCCGCGACGCTGGAGGCCCTGGCCCGCATCAGCGCCTTCATTGCCGATGCTGCCGAACGCGCCGGCCTCGATGAGCAGGTCGCCTGGCAGGTGCAACTCGCCGTGGACGAGGCGGCGACCAATGTCATCCAGCACGCGTATGCCCCCGATGCGCCCGGCGAGATGACCCTCTCCTGGCGCCGTGAGGGCGACTGCTTTATCGTCACGCTGCGCGACTTCGGGCGCCAGTTCGATCCGGGCA
It encodes:
- a CDS encoding STAS domain-containing protein encodes the protein MEIAHRQMNRVDLLEIAGRVDAATAPQFKRQLDTLLDAGRNRIVLDLAKLESISSAGLRVLLEARRRARDWNLAEEEGGDIRIANLPPRIKEVFDLTGFTTLFELYDDTVEAAGSF
- a CDS encoding ATP-binding protein, which codes for MDSITLPATLEALARISAFIADAAERAGLDEQVAWQVQLAVDEAATNVIQHAYAPDAPGEMTLSWRREGDCFIVTLRDFGRQFDPGSIPPPDLSAPLGERRAGGLGLYLISRLMDEVRFDFNPQSGNVLTMTRRLTPPEALSH